The Amycolatopsis viridis genome window below encodes:
- a CDS encoding MFS transporter has product MTTARAWSMWGLGALCYLTALFHRMSLSVAGLTAQERFAIDATGLAVFSVVQLVLYAVLQVPAGAAADRFGPRKSLALGMALMAAGSIVFAVATAYPAAMAGRALIGAGDAFLFVNVLRLAHNWFPGHRYALVAALTGMIGGLGQLIATAPLAALLTGFGWTPAFLAAGVITAVLLVAAALALRDGPSAAARTVPEEPLRVSLRHAWRNRGTRHAMWTHFTLMGAFVTFTAVLGQPYLVHAQGRTPAAAGALLTVVVAGFVLFGTVAGQLASRRPGVRGPLVASAAVVTVLCWAVLIVVPGPVPTPVLGPVLFLVGAAGAVSMLAFDLARSANHGHQAGVASGVANMGGFTFAVVAELAAGLLLDELLRHGVDGPLAYRLSFLVALAMALTGTARLLMLHRHAGVRSPHPGGVPEPAA; this is encoded by the coding sequence GTGACCACGGCCAGGGCTTGGTCCATGTGGGGGCTGGGCGCACTGTGCTACCTCACCGCACTGTTCCACCGGATGAGCCTGTCGGTGGCCGGGCTCACCGCGCAGGAACGCTTCGCGATCGACGCGACCGGGCTCGCCGTGTTCTCCGTGGTGCAGCTCGTGCTCTACGCCGTGCTCCAGGTGCCGGCCGGTGCGGCCGCGGACCGGTTCGGGCCGCGGAAATCGCTGGCGCTGGGGATGGCCCTGATGGCCGCCGGGTCGATCGTGTTCGCCGTTGCCACCGCGTACCCGGCGGCGATGGCCGGGCGCGCGCTGATCGGTGCCGGCGACGCGTTCCTGTTCGTCAACGTGCTGCGGCTGGCGCACAACTGGTTCCCCGGCCACCGGTACGCGCTGGTTGCCGCGCTGACCGGGATGATCGGCGGTCTGGGCCAGCTGATCGCGACCGCGCCACTGGCTGCCCTGCTGACCGGGTTCGGGTGGACCCCCGCGTTCCTCGCCGCCGGGGTGATCACGGCCGTGCTGCTGGTCGCGGCGGCCCTCGCGTTGCGTGACGGGCCTTCGGCCGCGGCGCGCACGGTGCCGGAGGAGCCGCTGCGGGTCAGCCTGCGGCACGCCTGGCGCAACCGCGGGACGCGGCACGCGATGTGGACGCACTTCACGCTGATGGGCGCGTTCGTCACGTTCACCGCGGTGCTCGGGCAGCCGTACCTGGTGCACGCGCAGGGCCGGACCCCCGCGGCTGCCGGCGCGCTGCTGACCGTCGTGGTGGCCGGGTTCGTGCTGTTCGGGACCGTCGCCGGGCAACTGGCGTCCCGGCGGCCCGGCGTGCGCGGTCCGCTGGTCGCGTCGGCGGCCGTGGTGACCGTGCTGTGCTGGGCCGTGCTGATCGTGGTGCCGGGCCCGGTGCCGACGCCGGTGCTGGGACCGGTCCTGTTCCTCGTCGGCGCCGCCGGGGCGGTGAGCATGCTGGCGTTCGACCTGGCGCGCTCGGCCAACCACGGGCACCAGGCCGGGGTCGCCAGCGGGGTCGCCAACATGGGCGGGTTCACCTTCGCCGTCGTCGCGGAGCTGGCGGCCGGGCTGCTGCTGGACGAGCTGCTCCGGCACGGCGTCGACGGGCCGCTGGCCTACCGGTTGTCGTTCCTGGTCG
- a CDS encoding GntR family transcriptional regulator, which translates to MSTRDRSQAAGDRAYHWTKDRILDGRLEGGRLISEGEVADALTLSRTPVREAFLRLAAEGLLRLYPKRGALIVPVSPGEVHDIAEARIFLERHAAAKVIAAGTHREVAAEMRTVLDEQRAVSIPEDTARFTRLDREFHATLVRAAGNALLAEFYSGLRDRQLRMVNTALRDNTVRPPIIIEEHARICDLLAAGDTGTLQALIGNHIAAVRDEASH; encoded by the coding sequence ATGTCAACGAGGGACCGCTCACAGGCGGCCGGCGACCGGGCCTACCACTGGACCAAGGACCGCATCCTGGACGGCCGCCTCGAGGGCGGACGGCTGATCAGCGAGGGCGAGGTCGCCGACGCGCTGACCCTGTCCCGCACCCCGGTCCGGGAGGCGTTCCTGCGACTGGCCGCCGAGGGCCTGCTCCGGCTGTACCCGAAACGCGGCGCGCTGATCGTCCCCGTGTCCCCGGGCGAGGTGCACGACATCGCCGAGGCCCGGATCTTCCTGGAGCGGCACGCGGCCGCGAAGGTCATCGCCGCCGGCACCCACCGCGAGGTCGCCGCCGAGATGCGCACGGTCCTCGACGAGCAGCGCGCGGTGTCGATACCCGAGGACACCGCCCGCTTCACCCGGCTCGACCGCGAGTTCCACGCCACCCTCGTGCGGGCCGCCGGGAACGCGCTGCTCGCCGAGTTCTACTCCGGACTGCGCGATCGCCAGCTGCGGATGGTCAACACGGCGCTGCGGGACAACACCGTCCGCCCGCCGATCATCATCGAGGAGCACGCGCGGATCTGCGACCTGCTCGCCGCCGGAGACACCGGGACCCTGCAGGCCCTCATCGGCAACCACATCGCCGCCGTGCGGGACGAAGCCTCCCACTGA